One Roseofilum capinflatum BLCC-M114 DNA segment encodes these proteins:
- a CDS encoding DUF1778 domain-containing protein — protein MSDSNAIHETTLTLQLNPQYYQLLEEAATLTGLSVTDYIIHHALSSAIAHTALYRSSQSPQPKPDTEPTESPESEPTPDPLAAILDNNTQDLHNLAKGILSTLAWSSSDILQKSQNSQ, from the coding sequence ATGTCTGACTCTAACGCCATCCACGAAACAACCCTCACCCTCCAGCTCAACCCCCAATATTATCAACTCCTGGAAGAAGCAGCCACCTTAACCGGATTAAGCGTAACCGATTATATCATCCATCATGCTCTGAGTTCGGCGATCGCCCACACCGCCCTGTACCGCTCATCCCAGTCACCCCAACCCAAACCAGACACTGAACCCACTGAATCACCAGAATCTGAACCCACACCAGACCCCCTAGCCGCTATCCTCGACAATAATACTCAAGACCTTCATAACCTCGCCAAAGGCATCCTATCGACCCTAGCGTGGTCATCCTCAGACATTTTACAAAAGAGTCAAAACTCCCAATAA
- a CDS encoding MFS transporter codes for MTPLSPIETAPDRSAHQTIQKENNTKTVILAGVVGNAIEWYDFALYGYLAPIISLLFFPHNNELVSLLETYGVFAAGFIMRPIGAGVFGYIGDRVSRRTELFISVILMAIPTFCLGLLPTYNQIGIAAPIILILLRLVQGLSVGGEFTGSITYLAETAPQTRRGFITSFVSVGATTGFLLGLGIVTLLTHLVSDTTLYTWGWRLPFLFGGILGLMGLYIRTNLPDSQIFEEHQEERQVPLLNALRKSLLPMLQAMCYAGGYNSVYYIIIIYLPTYLDRFTDMPRSSVLAVNVVALSIMIALIPLLGWVSDSALRRKSLLLLAILGMGLLSVPGFWLLLQPNHYEVGLAQILLAIAIAPLLAVSPAMLVELFPTETRLSAYSISYNLGASIMGGTSLLVCTWLINISGNVYAPALYLTISAAIAAIALAFMSDRSREPLL; via the coding sequence GTGACACCCCTATCCCCCATTGAAACCGCCCCAGATCGGTCAGCTCACCAGACGATCCAGAAGGAAAACAATACCAAAACCGTGATTCTTGCGGGTGTGGTGGGTAATGCAATTGAATGGTATGACTTTGCTCTTTATGGCTATTTAGCTCCCATTATTTCCCTACTATTTTTCCCCCATAATAATGAACTGGTCTCTCTGCTAGAAACCTATGGTGTATTTGCAGCCGGGTTTATTATGCGACCCATTGGGGCAGGAGTTTTCGGTTATATCGGCGATCGCGTCAGTCGCCGTACCGAACTCTTTATTTCTGTCATCTTAATGGCTATTCCGACATTCTGCTTAGGTCTACTACCCACCTATAATCAGATTGGGATTGCTGCGCCAATCATTTTAATTTTACTCAGATTAGTACAAGGATTATCCGTAGGCGGCGAATTCACCGGATCGATCACCTATTTAGCTGAAACTGCACCCCAAACTCGGCGCGGGTTCATCACCAGCTTTGTCAGTGTTGGGGCTACCACCGGTTTCTTGTTAGGCTTAGGGATAGTGACGCTCCTCACCCATCTCGTCTCTGACACCACCCTATATACCTGGGGATGGCGCTTACCCTTCTTATTTGGCGGTATCTTAGGATTAATGGGACTCTACATTCGGACCAATCTCCCTGATTCACAAATCTTCGAGGAACACCAGGAAGAAAGGCAAGTTCCCCTACTCAATGCCCTGAGAAAATCCCTATTACCCATGTTGCAAGCCATGTGTTATGCCGGAGGCTATAATTCGGTTTATTACATTATTATCATCTATCTTCCGACCTACTTGGATCGGTTTACGGATATGCCCCGTAGTAGTGTTTTAGCCGTCAATGTAGTTGCCCTGAGTATCATGATCGCCCTGATTCCGCTCTTGGGTTGGGTATCCGATAGTGCCCTACGGCGTAAATCCTTATTATTGTTGGCAATCCTGGGTATGGGATTATTGAGTGTTCCTGGATTTTGGCTGTTGTTGCAACCCAATCATTATGAAGTAGGGTTGGCTCAGATTTTATTGGCGATCGCCATTGCCCCCTTGTTAGCTGTCTCTCCAGCGATGCTGGTAGAACTCTTTCCCACAGAGACTCGCTTGAGTGCCTATTCTATTTCCTATAATCTAGGGGCAAGTATTATGGGGGGAACCTCTCTGTTGGTGTGTACTTGGCTGATTAATATCAGTGGTAATGTTTACGCTCCTGCGCTGTATTTAACGATCAGTGCTGCGATCGCTGCGATCGCCTTGGCATTTAT